Proteins encoded by one window of Planktothrix tepida PCC 9214:
- a CDS encoding Calx-beta domain-containing protein, with protein MSYTLPTEVENLTLTGTATLNGTGNSLDNSIIGNIANNILDGSSGADLLQGQAGNDTYNVDNPGDIVTELAGEGTDVVQSSITYTLPTEVENLTLTGTATIDGTGNSLANSIIGNTANNLLDGSSGADLLQGQLGNDTYIVDNSGDIVTELAGEGTDLVQSSVTSTLPANVENLTLTGTAAINGIGNNLPNIITGNIANNILDGKAGNDTYVVDTSDDIVIESAGEGTDLVQSSVTYTLPDHVENLTLTGTAELNGTGNSLANSIIGNSANNILDGSSGVDQLQGKAGNDTYIVDNSDDIITESASEGTDLVQSSVTYTLSDNVENLTLTGSGTINGTGNSLANSIIGNTANNTLDGSSGADQLQGQTGNDTYDVDNTGDIVTELAGEGIDLVQSSVTYTLPANVENLTLTGTAAIDGTGNSLNNIIIGNIANNILDGGSGADPLQGKTGNDTYIVDNPGDIVTELAGEGIDLVQSSITYTLPDHVENLTLTGTAVLNGTGNSLGNSIIGNTANNILNGSSGADSLQGKAGNDTYIVDNSDDIITELASEGTDLVKSSTTYTLSDNVENLTLTGTAALNGTGNSLANSIIGNPANNILDGSSGADLLQGQTGDDTYNVDNTGDIVTELAGEGNDLVQSSITYTLPDNVENLTLTGTAAINGIGNSLANSIIGNSGNNILDGGSGADPLQGKTGNDTYIIDNPDDIVTELAGEGTDLVQSSITYTLPDHVENLTLTGTAALNGTGNSLNNIITGNTANNLLYGETGNDTYIVDNPGDIVTELVAEGTDLVKSSVTYTLPDNVENLTLTGTAALNGTGNSLNNSIIGNSANNILNGNTGADALQGKAGNDIYIVDNIGDIVTESTGEGTDLVQSSVTYTLPTEVENLTLTGTAALNGIGNSLNNSIIGNSANNILDGSSGADPLQGKAGNDTYIVDNIGDIVTESASEGTDLVKSSVTYTLPTNVENLTLTGTASVNGIGNGLNNIITGNIANNILDGKAGNDTYIVDNPGDTVTELASEGTDLVQSSVTYTLPAEVENLTLTGTAALNGTGNSLNNIIIGNTANNILNGNTGADPLQGKAGNDTYIVDNIGDTVTELASEGTDIVQSSVTYTLPANVENLTLTGTAAINGTGNSLANSIIGNTANNILNGNTGADPLQGKAGNDTYIVDNIGDIVTELTGEGTDLVQSSITYTLPANVENLTLTGSAAINGTGNSLANSIIGNTANNILNGNTGADSFQGKAGNDTYIVDNTGDIVTELAGEGTDLVQSSVTYTLPDNVENLTLTGSAANGTGNSLVNNIIGNSINNILNGSSGADLLEGKAGNDTYIVDNTGDTVTELAGEGDDLVQSSVSYTLPTNVENLTLTGSAAINGTGNNLANIITGNSVNNILDGNAGNDTYIVDNPGDIVTELAGEGTDLVQSSITYTLPDNVENLTLTGTAAINGTGNSLVNSIIGNTANNILNGSSGADPLQGKAGNDTYIVDNIGDIVTELASEGTDLVQSSITYTLPTNVENLTLTGTSAINGTGNNLDNIITGNSVNNILNGQAGNDTYIINNTGDTVTELANEGTDIVQSSATYILPANVENLTLTGTATINGTGNTLPNTIIGNSANNILKGSSGADQLQGKAGNDTYIIDNAGDIVTELAGEGTDIVQSLVNYTLPAQVETLILVETATNGTGNTLGNTITGNAISNTLQGQEGNDTLNGGGGNDTLTGGTGADQFVYDTNIAFSSSGVGIDTITDFNISQTDQIVLDKNTFNTIDLSSDSKYTTLPPDTLDFINQDNDSIGINLTTSDTLTSEAGDTGNFSIVLNSQPTSDVLITLSNSNPQEGSLSTPSVTFNSQNWSTPQLVTVTGVDDNIQDGDINYSIISSIDPSSDRQYINLPPDTLNFINQDNDSIGININPISGLTTTEAGGIATFDVVLNSQPTADVILNLNSSNPKEGTLSTSLLTFNSSNWNLPQTFTLTGIDDLGVDGDIIYQIITAAIQSNDINYNNLNPDDITVTNLDNDTPLTYNFSAASYTVPEGNSSTISEVIKINRSGNINQAETVTLSITGGTATPENDYLIESLTVNFAAGQTQAFLPVEILGDTTPEPDETINLQLSSFSAGGITGTQPTTTLTLQNDDNSPETIEFYQGNYQVNEDSTIINNQITLNRTGNLSQASSLEVQLNTGTAVAGEDFIATPISVNFVANESSKTILIPITDDNLIEDSENLTLTLNNPSEGTLLGSQTTATLEIIDNDQQAQPTILINPTQISATEGGVTGNYTLVLNSIPTEPVTLKFNTDNQINPLEPITFNKTNWNIPQTITITATDDNLLEGNHLSLIRHSIETTDEQYSNVSVPDVNVNITDNDSAGISISPLVITATEGGVPGTFQVVLTTQPTSPVTLKFNSGEQLQPLSEITFNSNNWNQPQIVTVQASDDNLIENLHQATITSTVTSSDTSYNELETNPITVEITDNDTAGVSINPNNLDLIEGEKNQTYNIVLTTQPTSTVTLKFNSGEQLQPLSEITFNPENWNQPQTITVEAIDDQEFKGNRIATVTHTATSSDLNYNGLNISNINVKITDNDSLPAIKISPKTLVVTEEGNNSTYQISLTAEPIAPVTINIETQDQLQPISSITFDSNNWTIPQTIEVAAVDDEITESELITTIRHRITTTDPEYAKVAPTEVSTIVKDNDSASVQITQTDKSTDVSEDGLTDTYTLVLNSEPTANVTVTITPDSQTNLGNGEDNPIKLTFTSQNWNLPQKVTVSAVNDEDIEDKIHTSTLVHTVNSSDNNYQNAVPIIINGVNSQFLTVNITENDNPLPPDIPGIKILQPLRKTELWERLGSANYKVVLASEPTDNVEVNLSSNGQVNPDQSILFFTPKNWNIPQLVTINSIDDTLNEGEHTGIITHEAISADSRYQGLSTGNEIVIHDNDNIGDILNLIEPDSVGVSGRDDQVQGSPLDDVIYGRGGNDDLAGKEGNDVILGQKNIDILFGDEGNDVLLGGEGNDFIFGGIGDDILFGGSGDDRLEGEEGNDQLLGDFGNDRLDGGKGIDSLTGFSGNDVFVIDEDSSNDNLNFVDIITDFKPTEDKIELPSGLTFEQLKITQGTNEWNQDTVIQLKSNGNYLLILQKIAATNLDSGDFI; from the coding sequence ATTAGCTATACTTTACCTACGGAAGTAGAAAATCTCACCTTAACCGGAACAGCAACCCTTAACGGTACAGGTAATAGTTTAGATAATAGTATTATCGGGAATATTGCTAATAATATTCTCGATGGAAGTAGCGGAGCCGACCTACTCCAAGGTCAGGCAGGAAACGATACTTATAATGTCGATAATCCTGGGGATATTGTCACAGAATTAGCAGGTGAAGGGACAGATGTAGTTCAATCTTCGATTACCTATACGTTACCTACAGAAGTAGAAAACCTCACCTTAACAGGAACAGCCACCATTGATGGTACAGGAAATAGTTTAGCTAATAGTATTATCGGAAATACCGCTAATAATCTTCTCGATGGTAGTAGCGGAGCCGACCTACTGCAAGGGCAGCTAGGAAACGATACATACATTGTTGATAATTCTGGGGATATTGTCACAGAATTAGCGGGAGAAGGAACGGATTTAGTTCAATCTTCTGTTACCTCTACTTTACCCGCCAATGTAGAGAATCTCACCTTGACAGGAACAGCAGCTATTAATGGTATAGGAAATAATTTACCTAATATTATTACAGGCAATATTGCTAATAATATTCTCGATGGGAAAGCAGGAAATGACACTTATGTTGTGGATACTTCTGATGATATTGTTATAGAATCAGCAGGAGAAGGAACGGATTTAGTTCAATCTTCTGTGACTTATACCTTACCTGATCATGTAGAAAACCTCACCTTAACAGGAACAGCAGAGCTTAATGGTACAGGAAATAGTTTAGCGAATAGTATTATCGGAAATAGTGCTAATAATATTCTCGATGGGAGTAGCGGAGTCGATCAACTCCAAGGCAAGGCAGGAAACGATACATACATTGTCGATAATTCTGATGATATTATTACAGAATCAGCTTCAGAAGGAACAGATTTAGTTCAATCTTCTGTGACTTATACCTTATCCGATAACGTGGAAAACCTGACCTTAACAGGAAGTGGTACAATTAACGGTACAGGAAATAGTTTAGCGAATAGTATTATCGGAAATACCGCTAATAATACTCTCGATGGCAGTAGCGGAGCCGACCAACTCCAAGGTCAGACAGGAAACGATACTTATGATGTTGATAATACTGGGGATATTGTAACAGAATTAGCGGGAGAAGGAATCGACTTAGTGCAATCTTCTGTTACCTATACTTTACCAGCCAACGTAGAAAACCTCACCTTAACAGGCACAGCCGCCATTGATGGTACAGGTAATAGTTTAAATAATATTATTATCGGAAATATTGCTAATAATATCCTCGATGGCGGTAGCGGAGCCGACCCACTCCAAGGGAAGACAGGAAACGATACATACATTGTCGATAATCCTGGGGATATTGTCACAGAATTAGCAGGTGAAGGAATCGACTTAGTGCAATCTTCGATTACCTATACCTTACCCGATCACGTCGAAAACCTCACCTTAACAGGAACAGCAGTGCTTAATGGTACGGGTAATAGTTTAGGGAATAGTATTATCGGAAATACTGCTAATAATATTCTCAATGGCAGTAGCGGAGCCGACTCATTGCAAGGGAAAGCCGGAAACGATACATATATTGTCGATAATTCTGATGATATTATTACCGAATTAGCGAGTGAAGGAACGGATTTAGTTAAATCTTCTACGACTTACACCTTATCGGATAACGTAGAAAACCTCACCTTAACAGGAACAGCAGCACTTAATGGTACAGGAAATAGTTTAGCCAATAGTATTATCGGAAATCCTGCTAATAATATTCTCGATGGCAGTAGCGGAGCCGACCTACTCCAAGGTCAGACGGGAGACGATACTTATAATGTCGATAATACTGGAGATATTGTCACAGAATTAGCGGGAGAAGGAAACGACTTAGTACAATCTTCGATTACCTATACCTTACCTGATAACGTAGAAAACCTTACCTTAACAGGAACAGCAGCCATTAATGGGATAGGAAATAGTTTAGCCAATAGTATTATCGGAAATAGCGGTAATAATATTCTCGATGGCGGTAGCGGAGCCGACCCACTCCAAGGCAAGACAGGAAACGATACATACATTATCGATAATCCTGATGATATTGTAACAGAATTAGCAGGAGAAGGAACAGATTTAGTACAATCTTCAATTACCTATACCTTACCCGATCATGTAGAAAACCTCACCTTAACAGGAACAGCAGCCCTGAATGGTACAGGTAATAGTTTAAATAATATTATTACCGGAAATACTGCTAATAATCTCCTTTATGGGGAGACAGGAAATGATACATACATTGTCGATAATCCTGGGGATATTGTAACAGAATTAGTGGCAGAAGGCACAGATTTAGTTAAATCTTCTGTTACCTATACCTTACCCGATAACGTAGAAAACCTCACCTTAACAGGAACAGCAGCCCTGAATGGTACAGGTAATAGTTTAAATAATAGTATTATCGGAAATAGTGCTAATAATATTCTCAATGGAAATACCGGAGCCGACGCACTGCAAGGGAAAGCAGGAAACGATATATACATTGTCGATAATATTGGAGATATTGTCACAGAATCAACGGGAGAAGGAACAGATTTAGTTCAATCTTCTGTTACCTATACTTTACCTACGGAAGTAGAAAACCTCACCTTAACAGGCACAGCAGCGCTTAATGGAATAGGAAATAGTTTAAATAATAGTATTATCGGAAATAGTGCTAATAATATTCTTGATGGTAGTAGCGGCGCAGACCCCCTCCAAGGAAAGGCTGGAAACGATACTTATATTGTCGATAATATTGGGGATATTGTCACAGAATCAGCTTCCGAAGGAACGGATTTAGTTAAATCTTCTGTGACTTATACTTTACCCACCAACGTAGAGAATCTCACCTTAACAGGAACAGCATCTGTTAATGGCATAGGAAATGGTTTAAATAATATTATTACCGGAAATATTGCTAATAATATTCTCGATGGGAAAGCCGGAAACGATACTTATATTGTCGATAACCCTGGGGATACTGTTACAGAATTAGCTTCAGAAGGAACAGATTTAGTTCAATCTTCTGTGACTTATACCTTACCTGCGGAAGTAGAAAACCTCACCTTAACAGGAACAGCAGCCCTTAACGGTACAGGGAATAGTTTAAATAATATTATTATCGGAAATACTGCTAATAATATTCTCAATGGAAATACCGGAGCCGACCCACTGCAAGGAAAGGCAGGAAATGATACTTATATTGTCGATAATATTGGGGATACTGTCACAGAATTAGCTTCAGAAGGCACTGATATTGTTCAATCTTCTGTTACCTATACTTTACCCGCCAACGTAGAAAACCTCACCTTAACAGGCACAGCAGCCATTAACGGAACAGGAAATAGTTTAGCGAATAGTATTATCGGAAATACCGCTAATAATATTCTCAATGGAAATACCGGAGCCGACCCACTGCAAGGGAAAGCAGGAAACGATACATACATTGTCGATAATATTGGAGATATTGTAACAGAATTAACAGGAGAAGGAACAGATTTAGTTCAATCTTCGATTACCTATACTTTACCCGCCAATGTAGAAAACCTCACCTTAACAGGAAGTGCTGCAATTAATGGAACAGGGAATAGTTTAGCGAATAGTATTATCGGAAATACCGCTAATAATATTCTCAATGGAAATACCGGAGCCGACTCATTTCAAGGGAAAGCAGGAAACGATACATACATTGTCGATAATACTGGGGATATTGTAACAGAATTAGCGGGTGAAGGAACAGATTTAGTTCAATCTTCTGTGACTTATACCTTACCTGACAACGTGGAAAACCTCACCTTAACAGGAAGTGCTGCGAACGGTACAGGGAATAGTTTAGTGAATAACATTATAGGCAATAGTATTAATAATATTCTCAATGGCAGTAGTGGAGCCGACCTACTGGAAGGGAAAGCAGGAAACGATACATATATTGTCGATAATACTGGGGATACTGTGACAGAATTAGCAGGTGAAGGAGACGACTTAGTTCAATCTTCTGTTAGCTATACTTTACCGACAAATGTAGAAAACTTAACCTTAACAGGAAGTGCTGCGATTAACGGTACAGGCAATAATTTAGCTAATATTATTACAGGAAATAGTGTTAATAATATTCTCGATGGGAATGCAGGAAATGATACATACATTGTCGATAATCCTGGGGATATTGTAACAGAATTAGCAGGTGAAGGAACGGATTTAGTTCAATCTTCGATTACTTATACTTTACCCGATAACGTAGAAAACCTCACCTTAACAGGAACAGCAGCCATTAACGGTACAGGGAATAGTTTAGTGAATAGTATTATCGGAAATACCGCTAATAATATTCTCAATGGCAGTAGCGGAGCCGACCCACTCCAAGGAAAGGCAGGAAATGATACATACATTGTTGATAATATTGGAGATATTGTAACAGAATTAGCTTCAGAAGGAACGGATTTAGTTCAATCTTCGATTACTTACACTTTACCGACAAATGTGGAAAATCTCACCTTAACAGGCACATCAGCCATTAATGGCACAGGAAATAATTTAGATAATATTATTACAGGTAATAGTGTTAATAACATTCTCAATGGCCAGGCAGGAAATGATACATACATTATTAATAATACTGGGGATACTGTAACAGAATTAGCAAATGAAGGAACGGATATTGTTCAATCTTCTGCTACTTATATTTTACCTGCCAATGTAGAAAATCTCACCTTAACTGGAACAGCAACAATTAATGGCACAGGAAATACTTTACCGAATACGATTATCGGTAATAGTGCTAATAATATCCTCAAAGGAAGTAGCGGAGCCGACCAACTGCAAGGGAAAGCCGGAAACGATACTTATATTATCGATAACGCAGGGGATATTGTGACAGAATTAGCAGGTGAAGGCACGGATATCGTTCAATCTTTGGTCAATTATACTTTACCCGCACAAGTCGAAACCCTAATCTTAGTTGAAACAGCTACAAATGGAACAGGAAATACTTTAGGAAATACAATTACAGGAAATGCGATTAGTAATACCCTTCAGGGTCAGGAGGGAAATGATACTCTTAATGGTGGGGGTGGAAATGATACTCTGACAGGAGGTACGGGTGCTGATCAATTTGTTTATGATACTAATATTGCTTTTTCAAGTTCTGGGGTGGGTATTGATACAATTACGGATTTTAATATCTCCCAAACTGATCAAATTGTTTTAGATAAAAACACCTTTAACACNATTGACCTCAGTAGTGATAGCAAATATACAACTTTACCTCCCGATACCTTAGATTTCATTAACCAAGATAACGATAGTATTGGGATTAATCTCACCACATCAGATACCCTAACATCAGAAGCCGGAGACACCGGAAATTTCAGCATCGTCTTAAATTCCCAACCCACATCAGACGTTCTGATTACTCTCAGCAACAGTAACCCCCAAGAAGGAAGTTTATCAACCCCCAGCGTGACCTTTAATTCCCAAAATTGGAGTACCCCTCAACTCGTTACCGTTACCGGAGTCGATGATAATATTCAAGATGGAGATATTAACTATTCTATTATTAGCAGTATTGACCCCAGTAGCGATCGCCAATATATTAATTTACCCCCCGACACCCTCAATTTCATTAACCAAGATAACGATAGTATTGGGATTAATATTAATCCGATTAGTGGTTTAACTACAACAGAAGCAGGAGGGATAGCTACCTTTGATGTGGTGTTGAATTCTCAACCTACTGCGGATGTGATTCTAAATTTAAATAGTAGTAACCCCAAGGAAGGAACCCTATCAACTTCTTTATTAACCTTTAATTCGAGTAACTGGAATCTTCCTCAAACTTTTACCCTAACCGGGATAGATGACTTAGGAGTTGATGGGGATATTATTTATCAGATTATTACCGCAGCTATCCAGAGTAATGATATTAATTATAATAATCTCAATCCCGATGATATTACTGTTACAAATCTCGATAATGATACCCCCTTAACCTATAATTTTAGTGCAGCTAGTTATACTGTCCCGGAAGGGAATAGTTCTACTATTTCTGAAGTAATTAAAATTAACCGTAGCGGGAATATTAATCAAGCAGAAACCGTTACCCTCAGCATTACAGGGGGAACTGCTACCCCAGAAAATGATTATTTAATTGAAAGTTTAACCGTTAACTTTGCTGCGGGTCAAACCCAAGCATTTTTACCCGTCGAAATCTTAGGCGATACCACCCCCGAACCCGATGAAACCATTAATTTGCAACTCTCTAGTTTTAGTGCTGGCGGTATAACCGGAACCCAACCCACCACAACCTTAACGCTGCAAAATGATGATAATTCTCCGGAAACAATTGAGTTTTATCAAGGGAATTATCAAGTGAATGAAGATAGCACAATTATTAATAATCAAATTACCTTAAATCGTACCGGAAACCTCTCTCAAGCATCCTCCCTAGAAGTACAACTTAACACGGGAACTGCTGTCGCTGGAGAAGACTTTATTGCTACACCCATTTCCGTTAATTTTGTGGCGAATGAATCCTCAAAAACAATTCTAATTCCGATTACCGATGATAACCTCATTGAAGACTCAGAAAACCTAACCTTAACTTTAAATAACCCTAGTGAGGGAACCCTTCTTGGAAGCCAAACCACCGCCACTTTAGAAATTATTGATAACGACCAACAAGCGCAACCCACGATTCTTATTAACCCTACCCAAATTTCAGCAACTGAAGGCGGAGTCACCGGAAATTATACCCTTGTTCTCAATAGTATTCCCACAGAACCTGTTACCCTAAAATTTAATACCGATAATCAAATTAATCCACTCGAACCTATAACGTTTAATAAAACTAACTGGAATATCCCCCAAACCATTACCATAACCGCAACAGATGATAACTTACTAGAAGGGAATCACCTCAGTTTAATTCGTCATAGTATTGAAACGACAGATGAACAATATTCTAATGTATCCGTTCCCGATGTCAATGTTAATATTACCGATAATGATTCCGCCGGAATTTCTATTTCTCCCTTAGTGATTACCGCTACAGAAGGCGGTGTACCAGGAACTTTTCAAGTAGTATTAACAACACAACCCACCTCACCTGTTACCCTAAAATTTAACTCAGGAGAGCAACTGCAACCTTTATCAGAAATTACTTTTAATTCTAATAACTGGAATCAACCCCAAATCGTTACCGTCCAAGCCAGCGATGATAACTTAATTGAAAATCTGCATCAAGCAACCATTACTTCTACCGTTACCAGTTCCGATACTAGCTATAACGAGTTAGAAACCAATCCAATTACAGTTGAAATCACTGATAATGATACGGCTGGAGTCTCAATTAATCCCAATAATTTAGACCTTATAGAAGGTGAGAAAAACCAAACCTATAATATTGTATTAACAACACAACCCACCTCAACTGTCACCCTAAAATTTAACTCAGGAGAGCAACTTCAACCTTTATCAGAAATCACCTTTAATCCTGAAAATTGGAATCAACCCCAAACGATTACAGTAGAAGCCATTGATGATCAAGAATTTAAGGGAAATCGTATCGCTACAGTTACACACACAGCAACCAGTTCAGATCTCAACTATAATGGGTTAAATATTAGTAATATTAACGTTAAAATCACCGATAATGATTCACTTCCTGCGATAAAAATAAGTCCCAAAACACTCGTCGTAACAGAAGAAGGAAATAACAGTACCTACCAAATTAGTTTAACCGCAGAACCTATCGCACCAGTTACGATTAATATTGAAACCCAAGACCAACTCCAACCGATTTCATCCATTACTTTTGATAGTAATAATTGGACAATTCCCCAAACCATTGAAGTCGCCGCCGTTGATGATGAGATTACGGAATCTGAGTTGATTACCACAATTCGTCATCGCATCACCACGACCGATCCAGAGTATGCTAAGGTAGCACCTACTGAAGTCTCCACCATTGTTAAGGATAATGACTCCGCCTCTGTCCAAATTACCCAAACCGATAAGAGTACCGATGTCAGCGAAGACGGACTTACAGATACCTATACCCTCGTTCTCAATAGTGAACCGACGGCTAATGTCACCGTTACCATTACCCCCGATAGCCAAACCAACTTAGGTAACGGAGAAGATAACCCAATCAAACTCACTTTCACTTCACAAAACTGGAATTTACCCCAAAAGGTGACGGTCAGTGCGGTGAATGATGAAGACATAGAAGATAAAATTCATACGAGTACCCTAGTTCATACAGTTAATAGTTCCGATAACAATTATCAAAACGCAGTTCCGATTATTATTAATGGTGTTAATAGTCAATTTCTCACCGTTAATATTACTGAAAATGATAATCCTTTACCTCCAGATATACCGGGAATTAAGATTCTTCAACCTTTAAGAAAGACTGAACTTTGGGAAAGGCTTGGTTCAGCTAATTATAAAGTTGTGTTAGCCAGTGAACCTACCGATAATGTCGAAGTTAATCTCTCTTCAAATGGACAAGTAAACCCAGATCAATCTATCTTATTTTTTACGCCTAAAAATTGGAATATTCCTCAACTTGTTACGATTAATTCCATCGATGATACCTTAAATGAAGGTGAGCATACAGGAATTATAACCCATGAAGCCATCAGTGCTGATAGTCGTTATCAAGGATTATCAACAGGGAATGAAATTGTTATTCATGATAACGATAATATTGGGGATATTCTGAATTTAATAGAACCCGATTCTGTGGGAGTCAGTGGTAGAGATGATCAAGTGCAAGGTTCACCCTTAGATGATGTTATCTATGGACGAGGCGGAAATGATGACTTAGCGGGAAAAGAGGGGAATGATGTTATTTTAGGCCAAAAAAATATTGATATTTTATTTGGAGACGAAGGAAATGATGTTTTATTGGGGGGTGAAGGAAATGATTTTATCTTTGGAGGAATTGGAGATGATATTCTATTTGGGGGGTCAGGAGATGACCGTTTAGAAGGAGAAGAAGGGAATGATCAACTGTTGGGAGACTTTGGAAATGATCGCTTAGATGGAGGTAAAGGGATTGATAGTTTAACCGGTTTTTCGGGAAATGATGTTTTTGTTATTGACGAAGATAGCAGCAATGATAATCTCAATTTTGTGGATATTATTACTGATTTTAAACCAACGGAAGATAAAATTGAATTACCGTCTGGTTTAACTTTTGAACAGTTAAAAATTACTCAAGGAACAAATGAATGGAATCAAGATACGGTCATCCAACTTAAGTCTAATGGAAACTATCTCCTAATTTTACAAAAAATTGCAGCTACGAATTTGGATAGTGGAGATTTTATTTAA
- a CDS encoding peptidoglycan-binding protein, translated as MTKRISSEQDTVQKQPVEGSIFSNQEQLLHHTVSQQNGKKNYQFALATGSLLLFTLSLITFNQASSTDFLLKKGSQGTEVSHLQQRLKAAGYWSGKITENYDQATENAVKTFQKYQGIEANGKVDENTNSLLINTVKNKSLSSRYLDHKVENLNPRDERLHPELKLQKRIKGDLAPKSVAYSGNGLFFVQNMMYEHSINVYDREFNLIKKIKDEVKLRDYGYPNFKDNQYKGSPVEAAFSPDGKSAYVSNYEMFGSEFTNPGYDTCEPSDQFDSSFIYQINIPNLEIKNVIKVGSVPKYVAVSPNNRWVLVSNWCSGDLSIIDSQSNQEIKRIPLGQFPRGIAIDPSSKIAYIAVMGTSDIAVVNLENYTVNWIYDVGLYPRHLVLDSTGKYLYVTLNGDDHVAKIETKTGEIISKIFTGSAPRSMVLSPDNQYLYIVNYYSNTVSKVRTETMELIDNITVDLNPIGITFDPQTHQIWVACYTGSLIILQDKF; from the coding sequence ATGACGAAAAGAATCAGTTCAGAACAGGATACTGTTCAAAAGCAACCTGTGGAGGGGAGCATTTTCTCAAATCAGGAACAACTTCTACATCACACAGTTTCTCAACAAAATGGGAAAAAAAACTATCAGTTTGCTTTAGCAACGGGTTCTTTACTGCTATTCACCTTATCTCTGATTACATTTAATCAAGCAAGTTCAACAGATTTTTTATTAAAAAAAGGAAGTCAAGGAACAGAAGTTAGTCATCTACAACAGCGTTTAAAAGCAGCAGGATATTGGTCAGGAAAGATTACTGAAAATTATGATCAAGCAACGGAAAACGCCGTTAAAACCTTTCAAAAATATCAAGGAATTGAAGCAAATGGCAAAGTAGATGAAAACACAAATTCTCTATTAATAAATACGGTAAAAAACAAAAGTTTATCTTCTCGTTATTTAGATCATAAAGTTGAAAATTTAAACCCTAGAGATGAACGTCTCCATCCTGAATTGAAACTTCAGAAAAGAATTAAAGGAGATTTAGCACCCAAATCTGTTGCTTATTCAGGAAATGGGTTATTTTTTGTCCAGAATATGATGTATGAACATTCGATTAATGTTTATGATCGGGAGTTTAATTTAATTAAAAAAATTAAGGATGAAGTCAAATTAAGGGATTATGGCTATCCCAATTTTAAAGATAATCAATATAAAGGTTCTCCGGTAGAAGCAGCGTTTTCCCCCGATGGAAAATCAGCTTATGTTAGTAATTATGAGATGTTTGGTTCGGAATTTACGAATCCAGGTTATGATACCTGTGAACCTTCTGATCAATTTGACTCTAGTTTTATTTATCAAATTAATATCCCTAATTTAGAAATTAAAAATGTAATTAAAGTAGGTTCTGTCCCTAAATATGTCGCGGTTTCTCCGAATAATCGTTGGGTTTTAGTTAGTAATTGGTGTTCGGGAGATTTAAGTATTATTGATAGTCAATCTAACCAAGAAATTAAACGAATTCCTTTAGGTCAATTTCCCCGTGGAATTGCGATTGATCCAAGCTCAAAAATTGCTTATATTGCGGTGATGGGAACATCAGATATCGCCGTTGTTAATTTAGAAAATTATACCGTGAATTGGATATATGATGTAGGGTTATATCCCCGCCATTTAGTGTTAGATAGTACAGGAAAATATCTCTATGTCACCCTAAATGGGGATGATCATGTTGCTAAAATTGAGACAAAAACTGGAGAAATAATTAGCAAAATCTTTACCGGAAGTGCACCTCGCAGTATGGTATTATCGCCCGATAATCAGTATTTATATATTGTCAATTACTATTCTAATACGGTGAGTAAAGTTCGCACTGAAACAATGGAACTTATCGACAATATTACCGTAGATTTAAACCCCATTGGAATTACTTTTGATCCCCAAACCCATCAAATTTGGGTGGCGTGTTACACCGGAAGTCTTATCATTTTACAGGATAAATTTTAA